A region of the Lysobacter sp. K5869 genome:
CATGTAGAAGATCGGATTGGCGTGCGTCGCCGCCTCCGCCCACGCCGGCAACAGCTTGACCGAATAGAACACGCCGCCCAGATACGTCAGCGGGGTCAGGATGAAGGTCGGCACGATCGCCACGTCGTCGAACTTCTTCGCGTACACCGCGTTGATGAAACCGGCGAGCGAGAAGATCGTCGCGCCCAGCAGCACCGTGGTGAAGGTCACCAGCGGATGCGGAATGCGCACCGAGGTGAAGCACATCGCGATCAGCAGCACGATCGCACCGACCATCAGCCCGCGCAGCACCGCGCCGGCGACGTAGCCCCACAGGATCACCCAGTTCGGCATCGGGCTGACCAGCAGCTCCTCGACGTGGCGGCCGAACTTGGCGCCGAAGAAGCTCGAGGAGATGTTGCCGTAGCTGTTCTGGATCACGCTCATCATCACCAGGCCGGGGACGATGAACTCCATATAGGTGTAACCGCCCATGTCGCCGATGCGCGAGCCGATCAGGCCGCCGAAGATCAGGAAGTACAGGGTCATGGTGATCGCCGGCGGCACCAGGGTCTGGCCCCAGATGCGCAGGATGCGGGTGATTTCGCGGCGCACGATGGTGCCCAGCGCGGTGAGGTTGCGGCGCGCGGGCGAAATCTCCGACGGGTTCGCCGATTGGATCTGACGGCTCATGCGGCGCTCCCGGCGGCGGCGGAAGGCTGGGCGATCATGCGCACGAACAGCTCTTCCAGGCGGTTGGACTTGGTGCGCATCGAGCGCACGCGGATGCCGGCCTCGCCGAGCGCGGCGAACACGCGGTTGAGATCCATCGCGCGCGGCATTTCCAGATCCAAAGTGTGGTCGTCGGTGGCCGCGAGGGTCGCGCCTTCGATCTGCGGCAGCGCGGCCGGCAGCACGCCGTCGATGTCGAGCAGGAAGCCTTCCACGTCGAGCATCGCCAGCAGCGCCTTCATCGGCCCCTGCTGCACGATCCGGCCCTGGTCGATGATCGCCAGGTTGCGGCACAGGCTCTCGGCTTCTTCCAGGTAATGCGTGGTGAGGATGATGGTGGTGCCCGCGGCGTTGATCTCGCGCAGGGTCTTCCACATGCCGCGGCGGATTTCGATGTCGACGCCGGCGGTGGGTTCGTCGAGGATCAGCAAGCGCGGGCGGGTCATCATCGCGCGGGCGATCATCAGCCGGCGCTTCATGCCGCCCGACAGCGTGCGGCTCATCTTGTCGGCCTTGTCCCACAGCTGCGCGCGCTTGAGCTCTTCCTCGGCGCGCGCCAGCGCTTCGGCGCGCGGCACGCCGTAGAAGCCGGCGTAGTTGACCAGGATGTCGAGCGGCTTCTCGAACATGTTGAAGTTGATTTCCTGCGGCACCAAGCCGATCAGGCGCATCGCCTGATCGCGGCGGCGCTGCAGGTCGGTGCCGAAGATCTCCACCGCGCCGTCGCTGAGGTTGACCAGCGAGCTGACGATGCCGATCAAGGTGGACTTGCCGGCGCCGTTGGGGCCGAGCAGGGCGAAGAAATCGCCTTCGGCCACGTCCAGGGACACGCCTTTGAGCGCCTGGACCTTGTTGTCGTAGGTTTTGCGCAGGTCGCGCACGCGCAGGGCGGGGACCGCGGCGGCGCTAACCGTGGCGGTGCCGGCCGAAGCCGGACGTGGGCCCGTGGCGGGGGCCGTTGGCTGGGTCATTGCGGGAAGGTCTCGGTCGCTGGCCGCGGGCCTCGCGGCGAATGGCTTAGTATAGGCGGCCCCGTGGCGGCACTCCGGCCACAGTCTGTTGCGAAATCCCGGCATTGCGGCCGCGCCCGAGCGCCCGATCCGGCCCGACTTCGCACAGCCGGCCCCTTCGTCCGCCTCGCGGCGCGGTCGGCCGCCCCTTCCGCGCCCGGCTCCGGCCGGTCGACCACCGAGAACCGTGCCGTATGAAGCAATTCCCGCTCAAGCTCGTCTCGCGCCGCATGCTGGCGCCGACCGTGGGCCACTACGTGTTCCAGCGCGACGACGGCGAGCCCCTGGACTACATCCCCGGACAGTTCATCCAGGTCCACTTCCAATACGCCGACGGCACCGCGACCAAGCGCAGCTATTCGCTGGCGACCATCCACGACCACGCGCTGGGTCCGGGCGAAACGGTCGAGATCGCGGTCAGCTACGTGCCCGGCGGCGCCGCCACCGCGTTGTTCGAGGGTTTGAACGACGGCGACGCGGTGCAGGCCAGCGGCCCGTTCGGCCGCTTCTGCCTGATGCCGGCCGACGCCAACCGCCGTTACCTGCTGATCGCCACCGGCACCGGCGTGACCCCGTACCGGGCGATGCTGCCGCAGCTCGAACAGCAGATCCGCGAGCGCGGGATCGAAGTGGTGCTGCTGTTCGGCGCGCGCACGCCGGAAGAACTGTTGTACGGCGACGAGTTCCGCGCCTTCGCCGAACGCGTGCCGGGCTTCCGCTTCGTGCCGTGCTTCTCGCGCGAGCTGCCGGCGGACCCGCATCCGGACGTGCGCCACGGCTATGTGCAGCAGTTCCTGGCCGAGTTCGCGCCGGAGGGCTCGGGCGACATCGCCTATCTGTGCGGCAATCCGAACATGGTCGATGCTTGCTTCGAGGCCTTGAAGGGCTATGGGCTGGCGGTGCCGCAGATCCGGCGGGAGAAGTACGTTTCGTCGAAGTGAGCCGGGGGTAGCCACCCGCAAGAAACGTGGGCCTGAGAGGTTCTTCCGCGCGGAGCGGGAGGGGCTTTCGGGCCCGATGTTTTTGGGCCGGCGGTGGCGCGGCTTCGGGCAGCGGCGGCGCGGATTAAATTTCGTCCACTTCGAGTGGTCACATTCTTCCCGCCACCGGGGTCTGTCATTCTTGCAGGCGCAACCGCCCTGGCGACGAGATCACGGAACATGCCCATCGATTGGAAGCACCCCCGGCCGCGGCGCGCGGCCTTCGCGCTAGCCGCCGCGCTCGCGGCCATGGCCCTCGCCGGCTGCGGCGGCGGCGCCAACGCCGAGCGCGACGGCGGCGCGGTCAAGCGCCGCTACGGCGCGATCGCGTTCGAGCCGTGCACCCTGGCCTCGCCGTTCGCCACCAGCACCATCGCGGCCCAGTGCGCGCGCTACGCGGTGCCGGAAAACCACGCCGATCCGAACGGCCGCAAGATCGAACTCAACCTCGCCTGGCTGCCGGCCACCGACAGCAGCGCGGCCGAAGACGACCCGGTGTTCTTCCTCGCCGGCGGCCCCGGGCAAGCGGCGACCTCGTCGTGGCCGTTGATCGACGCGGCCTTCCGCGACGTGCGCAAGCGCCGCAACATCCTGCTGGTGGACCAGCGCGGCACCGGCAAATCCGCGCCGCTGACTTGCGCGGAGGCCGTGCCCGAGGACGACGCCGGCCAGGACGAAGCGGCCCAACTCGACGCCTCGATCGACGCCGTGCGCCGCTGCGCGCAAGGCCTGAAAGTCGACGCGCGCTACTTCACCACCACCGACGCCATCGCCGACCTCGACGCGGTGCGCGCGGCAGTCGGCGCGGCCAAGGTCGATCTGGTCGGCGTGTCCTACGGCACCCGCGTCGCCCAGCAATACGCCGGACGTTATCCACAGCACACCCGCGCCGTGGTGCTCGACGGCGTCGCGCCGAACGAATTGGTGCTGGGCAGCGAACACGCGCGCAATCTCGACGCCGCGCTGGCCCAGCAATTCAAGCTGTGCCAGCAGACGCCGGCCTGCCGCGCGCGCTTCGGCGCCGACCCGCGCGAGCAGCTGCGCCGGCTGATGGCGCGGCTGCAGGCCGACCCGGTCGAAGTCGATTACCGCGATCCGTCCACCGGCGAGCCGCGCCGCGAGCGCGTCACCGCCGGCCACGTGGCGATGCTCACGCGCATGTTCTCCTACCAGCCCGAGGCCGCCTCGCTGCTGCCGCTGGTGCTGTCGGAGGCCGACCAGGGCCGCCACGCGCCGCTGCTGGCGCTGTCCAAGATGATCGGCGGCCAGCTCAGCGAAGAGCTCAACTACGGCATGCAGCTGTCGGTGACCTGCGCCGAGGACGCCGACTTGTTCGTCGCCGATCCGGCCGACAAGGACACCGTGCTCGGCAACGCCATGACCGACACGCTCAAGGCCCAGTGCAAGGTCTGGCCGACCGGCGCGCGGCCGAAGAATTTCCACGAACCGCTGCGCTCGAACCTGCCGGTGCTGCTGCTGTCGGGCGAACTCGATCCGGTGACGCCGCCGCGCTACGGCGAACAAGTGCTCAAGAACCTGCCCAACGGCCGCCACCTGGTGCTGCGCGGCCAAGGCCACGGCGCGCTGCGCGTGGGCTGCGCGCCCAAGCTGCTCGGCCAGTTCCTGGAAACCGCCGACGCCAAGAAGCTCGACGCGCGCTGCCTGGATTCGCTGGGCTACGTGCCGCCGTTCGTCTCTTTCACGGGGTGGGAGCCGTGAGGCGAGAGCTGAGCGAAAGGGAATGAGGGGAAAGAAGGGAACAGGGAATGGCGAGGTCGGCTCGGAACCGATTCGCGCTCTCAGTCCCCCGCGATCGCACCCGCGATCCCGACCCCGCCATTCCCTGTTCCCCTCTTTCCCCTCATTCCCCCCTTCTCATAGCGTGTAACCATGATTACCGCCCACGACCTGCATAAATCCTTCAAGACCAAGACCGGCACCGTGAACGCCGTGCAAGGCGTCGACTTCGAGGCGCGCGACGGCGAGATCACCGGACTGCTCGGCCCCAACGGCGCCGGCAAGACCACCACCCTGCGCATGCTCTACACCCTGATGCGTCCCGACCGCGGCGAAGTGCGCGTGGACGGCGTCGACGCGGCCAAAGATCCGGCCGCGGTGCGGCGCGCGCTGGGCGTGTTGCCCGACGCGCGCGGCGTCTACAAGCGCCTGACCGCGCGCGAGAACATCGCTTACTTCGGCGAACTGCACGGGCTCACCCGCGCTCAGATCGAACAGCGCACCGCCGAGCTCGCGCGTGCGCTGGACATGGGCGACATCCTCGACCGCCAGACCGAGGGTTTCTCGCAAGGCCAGCGCACCAAGACCGCGATCGCCCGCGCGCTGGTGCACGACCCGCGCAACGTGATCCTGGACGAACCCACCAACGGCCTGGACGTGATGACCACCCGCGCGATGCGCGGCTTTTTGCGCGGACTGCGCGAGGAAGGACGCTGCGTGATCTTCTCCAGCCACAT
Encoded here:
- a CDS encoding alpha/beta hydrolase, producing the protein MPIDWKHPRPRRAAFALAAALAAMALAGCGGGANAERDGGAVKRRYGAIAFEPCTLASPFATSTIAAQCARYAVPENHADPNGRKIELNLAWLPATDSSAAEDDPVFFLAGGPGQAATSSWPLIDAAFRDVRKRRNILLVDQRGTGKSAPLTCAEAVPEDDAGQDEAAQLDASIDAVRRCAQGLKVDARYFTTTDAIADLDAVRAAVGAAKVDLVGVSYGTRVAQQYAGRYPQHTRAVVLDGVAPNELVLGSEHARNLDAALAQQFKLCQQTPACRARFGADPREQLRRLMARLQADPVEVDYRDPSTGEPRRERVTAGHVAMLTRMFSYQPEAASLLPLVLSEADQGRHAPLLALSKMIGGQLSEELNYGMQLSVTCAEDADLFVADPADKDTVLGNAMTDTLKAQCKVWPTGARPKNFHEPLRSNLPVLLLSGELDPVTPPRYGEQVLKNLPNGRHLVLRGQGHGALRVGCAPKLLGQFLETADAKKLDARCLDSLGYVPPFVSFTGWEP
- a CDS encoding ferredoxin--NADP reductase, with translation MKQFPLKLVSRRMLAPTVGHYVFQRDDGEPLDYIPGQFIQVHFQYADGTATKRSYSLATIHDHALGPGETVEIAVSYVPGGAATALFEGLNDGDAVQASGPFGRFCLMPADANRRYLLIATGTGVTPYRAMLPQLEQQIRERGIEVVLLFGARTPEELLYGDEFRAFAERVPGFRFVPCFSRELPADPHPDVRHGYVQQFLAEFAPEGSGDIAYLCGNPNMVDACFEALKGYGLAVPQIRREKYVSSK
- a CDS encoding ATP-binding cassette domain-containing protein, which codes for MITAHDLHKSFKTKTGTVNAVQGVDFEARDGEITGLLGPNGAGKTTTLRMLYTLMRPDRGEVRVDGVDAAKDPAAVRRALGVLPDARGVYKRLTARENIAYFGELHGLTRAQIEQRTAELARALDMGDILDRQTEGFSQGQRTKTAIARALVHDPRNVILDEPTNGLDVMTTRAMRGFLRGLREEGRCVIFSSHIMQEVAALCDRIVIVAKGQVVAAGSADELRAQTGEDNLEDAFVKAIGSDEGLHA
- a CDS encoding ABC transporter ATP-binding protein, which codes for MRDLRKTYDNKVQALKGVSLDVAEGDFFALLGPNGAGKSTLIGIVSSLVNLSDGAVEIFGTDLQRRRDQAMRLIGLVPQEINFNMFEKPLDILVNYAGFYGVPRAEALARAEEELKRAQLWDKADKMSRTLSGGMKRRLMIARAMMTRPRLLILDEPTAGVDIEIRRGMWKTLREINAAGTTIILTTHYLEEAESLCRNLAIIDQGRIVQQGPMKALLAMLDVEGFLLDIDGVLPAALPQIEGATLAATDDHTLDLEMPRAMDLNRVFAALGEAGIRVRSMRTKSNRLEELFVRMIAQPSAAAGSAA
- a CDS encoding ABC transporter permease codes for the protein MSRQIQSANPSEISPARRNLTALGTIVRREITRILRIWGQTLVPPAITMTLYFLIFGGLIGSRIGDMGGYTYMEFIVPGLVMMSVIQNSYGNISSSFFGAKFGRHVEELLVSPMPNWVILWGYVAGAVLRGLMVGAIVLLIAMCFTSVRIPHPLVTFTTVLLGATIFSLAGFINAVYAKKFDDVAIVPTFILTPLTYLGGVFYSVKLLPAWAEAATHANPIFYMVNAFRYGLLGSSDVPLWVAYALMLAFVVALSSLGLWLLKRGVGLRS